A region from the Melospiza georgiana isolate bMelGeo1 chromosome 10, bMelGeo1.pri, whole genome shotgun sequence genome encodes:
- the LOC131087295 gene encoding zinc finger protein 391-like, which yields MEIHTEERPFCCPEYGKGFKCNSHLIIHQHIHTGEKPYECPTRGKRFQTSTNLCLHEQSHTQERPFCCPDCWKGFKKKSTVITHWHIHTRERPYEFSTSWEELLHELGLDQTPVESAAMPPVKEEDWQIVSKLLVAPI from the exons ATGGAG ATTCACACCgaggagaggcccttctgctgccctgagtaTGGGAAGGGCTTTAAGTGCAACTCCCACCTCATCATCCACCAACACATCCACACCGGGGAGAAGCCCTATGAGTGCCCCACCCGTGGGAAGAGGTTCCAGACCAGCACAAATCTCTGCCTGCATGAGCAGAGTCACACCCAGGAgaggcccttctgctgccccgACTGCTGGAAGGGCTTCAAGAAAAAATCCACCGTCATTACCCACTGGCATATCCACACtagggagaggccctacgagttCTCCACATcatgggaagagcttctccatGAGCTTGGACTTGACCAGACACCAGTGGAGTCAGCA GCCATGCCTCCAGTTAAGGAAGAAGACTGGCAAATAGTCTCGAAACTCCTCGTTGCGCCCATATGA